Proteins encoded within one genomic window of Setaria italica strain Yugu1 chromosome IV, Setaria_italica_v2.0, whole genome shotgun sequence:
- the LOC101759874 gene encoding protein CUP-SHAPED COTYLEDON 1, translated as MERFGVLGTRLGLDGGGGGGELPPGFRFHPTDEELITYYLLRKAVDGTFCGRAIAEIDLNKCEPWELPDKAKMGEKEWYFYSLRDRKYPTGLRTNRATVAGYWKATGKDREIRSGRTGALVGMKKTLVFYRGRAPKGQKTHWVMHEYRLEGTYAYHYLPNSTRDEWVIARVFQKPGEVPPARKHRLGLSSAGGESCFSDSTSASIGGGGGGASASSAPRPLLPDASSLFAAAAAASADADSGSYCGAASGANGNTVVTGRELVPCFSTTTGPLDAALGIGQPYNPAPLAFEPPPAAFFSNLRSMPDNLQLPLFLSGGLSTGASTTLGPLGGGGFHWPAAGMEVKVEGRTAPQMAVGPGQLDGAFGWGF; from the exons ATGGAGCGGTTCGGCGTGCTGGGCACGCGGCTGGGtctggacggcggcggcggtggaggcgagcTGCCGCCTGGGTTCCGGTTCCACCCGACGGACGAGGAACTCATCACCTACTACCTCCTCCGCAAGGCCGTGGACGGCACCTTCTGCGGCCGCGCCATCGCCGAGATCGACCTCAACAAGTGCGAGCCATGGGAGCTCCCGG ACAAGGCGAAGATGGGTGAGAAGGAGTGGTACTTCTACAGCCTCCGCGACCGCAAGTACCCGACGGGCCTGCGCACCAACCGCGCTACGGTGGCCGGCTACTGGAAGGCCACCGGCAAGGACCGCGAGATCCGCAGCGGCCGCACCGGCGCGCTCGTGGGCATGAAGAAGACGCTCGTCTTCTACCGCGGCCGCGCCCCCAAGGGCCAGAAGACGCACTGGGTCATGCACGAGTACCGCCTCGAGGGCACCTACGCCTACCACTACCTCCCCAACTCCACAAGG GACGAGTGGGTGATCGCGCGGGTGTTCCAGAAGCCCGGCGAGGTCCCGCCCGCCCGCAAGCACCGCCTCGGCCTCAGCAGCGCCGGCGGGGAGTCCTGCTTCTCCgactccacctccgcctccatcggcggaggcggcggcggcgcgtccgcgTCGTCCGCTCCGCGCCCGCTGCTCCCGGACGCCTCCTCGCTgttcgcggcggcggctgcagccagcgccgacgccgacagCGGCTCCTACtgcggcgccgcctccggcgcCAACGGCAACACCGTGGTCACCGGCCGTGAGCTCGTGCCCTGCTTCTCCACTACCACCGGCCCCCTGGATGCCGCCCTCGGCATCGGGCAGCCGTACAACCCGGCCCCGCTGGCCttcgagccgccgccggcggctttCTTCTCGAACCTGCGCTCCATGCCGGACAACCTCCAGCTGCCGCTGTTCCTCTCCGGCGGCCTGTCCACGGGCGCCTCGACGACGCTGGGCCCGCTCGGCGGCGGGGGCTTCCACTGGCCCGCCGCCGGCATGGAGGTGAAGGTCGAGGGCCGCACGGCGCCGCAGATGGCCGTCGGTCCCGGCCAGCTCGATGGGGCCTTCGGCTGGGGCTTCTAG